The following are encoded in a window of Atribacteraceae bacterium genomic DNA:
- a CDS encoding asparagine synthase-related protein, with translation MVCSGITNHRVAGYVSEIFSRESSDELFAGYDYLKSIDRDQLPDELTTITQSLHNTALQRVDRSAASFGLAAHVVFLDPSLVGLALRIPTEMKIKDGVERWILRAAMEGSLPKSVLWRKKSKFWQGTGLHDLLAREADTQITDADFRRERSLPNGLVLNSKEELMYYRFFREHFGELVDLSWMGRTRGAPRT, from the coding sequence TTGGTCTGCTCCGGTATCACCAACCACCGGGTGGCCGGATATGTCTCAGAAATTTTTTCCAGAGAAAGCAGCGACGAGCTTTTCGCCGGGTATGACTATCTCAAGTCGATCGATCGGGATCAGCTTCCCGACGAGTTGACTACCATTACCCAGAGCCTCCATAACACCGCTTTACAGCGGGTTGACCGCAGTGCCGCCTCTTTCGGTCTCGCTGCACACGTGGTATTTTTGGATCCTTCGTTGGTGGGACTGGCCTTGCGAATACCGACGGAAATGAAGATCAAGGATGGAGTGGAGAGATGGATCTTACGGGCGGCCATGGAGGGATCTCTGCCCAAAAGCGTTCTCTGGCGGAAGAAATCCAAATTCTGGCAGGGAACAGGCTTGCACGATCTGTTGGCCCGCGAAGCTGATACGCAAATCACTGATGCCGACTTCCGCCGGGAGCGGTCGCTGCCGAATGGATTGGTGCTGAACAGCAAAGAAGAATTGATGTATTACCGGTTTTTCCGGGAACACTTCGGTGAACTGGTTGACTTGTCCTGGATGGGACGAACCCGGGGAGCGCCCCGCACGTGA
- a CDS encoding TolC family protein, translating to MALEFLSIVKRFSLAPLIFLVFTAFLSGNSPLHASGGESVHLSLEEAVSLALQKGSAVEKAIVKLREEEINYKQGRADLLLNPSILQELTIENSWRVAQRNLEMSKADAAKEVEEAYYDVLRMERALILSEENLERAHKRLEEIETRFSLGMVAEIEILSAELEVSRALSEKSRNENALLLARMSLNRLLGREMTAPLTLVTDLGMDQVILDPVQAVNHALAQRLEIKIAEDTVILREKEVEVNSTDFTPPLVRDRSLVKLAEAKANLVETRQLIEIEVLRNHESLRNAERSIPLQAGSLDIARERFRIDQARFEAGVITSLDLTDSQNRTYEAETAYLQTLFDYSVARANFFKSLGMSLAERESTGPRDEAPTLPADEGGEVDGETE from the coding sequence ATGGCTCTTGAATTTTTAAGTATCGTGAAAAGATTTAGTTTGGCTCCGTTGATCTTCCTGGTTTTTACAGCGTTTCTTTCCGGCAATTCTCCGCTTCACGCTTCGGGAGGAGAATCAGTCCACCTTTCTCTTGAGGAGGCGGTGTCTCTGGCCCTTCAGAAGGGGAGCGCTGTGGAAAAAGCTATCGTGAAGCTCCGGGAAGAAGAAATAAATTATAAACAGGGAAGGGCGGATCTTTTGTTAAACCCTTCTATTCTCCAGGAGCTGACGATTGAGAACTCCTGGCGGGTGGCCCAGCGGAACTTGGAAATGAGCAAGGCCGATGCCGCCAAAGAAGTGGAAGAAGCCTATTATGATGTCTTGCGCATGGAACGGGCTCTGATCCTTTCCGAGGAAAACCTGGAACGGGCCCACAAACGGCTGGAGGAGATCGAGACTCGGTTCTCACTCGGTATGGTTGCCGAAATCGAGATACTGTCGGCCGAACTGGAGGTCTCTCGGGCGTTATCGGAAAAAAGCCGAAACGAAAATGCCTTGCTGCTTGCCCGGATGAGCTTAAATCGTTTACTGGGTCGGGAGATGACCGCTCCCCTCACCCTGGTGACAGACTTGGGAATGGACCAGGTCATCTTGGACCCGGTTCAAGCTGTCAATCATGCGTTGGCGCAGCGGCTGGAGATTAAAATCGCTGAAGATACGGTGATTCTGCGGGAAAAAGAAGTTGAGGTGAACAGTACCGATTTTACCCCTCCCCTCGTTCGGGACAGATCTTTGGTCAAGCTCGCTGAAGCGAAGGCGAACCTTGTTGAAACCCGGCAACTTATCGAAATCGAAGTTCTTCGGAACCATGAGAGTCTTCGTAATGCCGAACGGTCGATACCCCTGCAAGCTGGCAGCCTGGATATCGCCCGGGAACGTTTCCGGATTGACCAGGCCCGTTTCGAAGCCGGGGTGATTACCAGCCTGGATCTCACGGACAGTCAGAACCGGACCTATGAAGCCGAGACGGCTTATCTCCAGACCTTGTTCGACTACAGCGTCGCCCGCGCCAACTTTTTCAAGTCATTGGGCATGTCTCTTGCAGAAAGAGAATCGACCGGTCCGAGAGATGAGGCGCCCACCCTCCCGGCTGATGAGGGAGGCGAGGTAGACGGGGAGACCGAGTAG
- a CDS encoding ABC transporter permease, whose product MNLLESFRTATYSLSSNKLRSFLTMLGVIIGVAAVVSMVSLGQGARVQITQQIGDLGSNVLTVAPGRFQMRPGGMIQSGADVAARDFEYSLYQDLERVAGEELLPHGIRSLMAESRLSSIVSHRHETVKTTIVGTTPNYPDIQNFRPSLGRFFSLVDLEAMNRVAVLGSTVAEELFGESNFALGQSVRIGNVNFTVIGVMEPKSEFGQDLGDRVLVPITTTQKRLTGSRLIQSITVQTVSTAAVPQTESFLNWFFTRSLGGEEHFSVFNQQSILDTITEVTGTITFLLGGITGISLLVGGIGIMNIMLVSVTERTREIGLRKAVGARPSDILLQFLIESSVLSGLGGIIGIILGIVTSRGIARLSQWETLVSIESVVIAFGVSLAVGLFFGIFPARRASRMDPINALRYE is encoded by the coding sequence GTGAACCTGCTTGAGAGTTTCCGTACTGCGACCTACAGCCTTTCTTCAAACAAGCTCCGCTCTTTTCTGACCATGCTCGGCGTGATCATCGGGGTGGCCGCCGTTGTCTCCATGGTCTCGCTGGGCCAAGGCGCCCGGGTACAGATCACCCAGCAGATTGGTGACCTGGGGTCCAATGTCTTGACGGTCGCCCCCGGTCGCTTTCAAATGCGGCCCGGAGGAATGATTCAATCCGGAGCCGATGTCGCCGCCCGAGACTTTGAATATTCACTCTATCAGGATCTTGAGCGGGTGGCTGGAGAGGAACTTCTGCCCCATGGGATCAGGAGCCTGATGGCCGAATCCAGGCTTTCGAGTATCGTTTCACACCGGCATGAGACGGTCAAGACCACGATCGTCGGAACAACGCCGAATTATCCGGATATCCAAAATTTTCGACCCTCACTGGGCCGTTTTTTCTCTCTAGTCGACCTGGAAGCGATGAACCGGGTGGCCGTACTCGGATCGACCGTAGCCGAAGAATTGTTCGGTGAATCGAATTTCGCTCTGGGACAATCCGTCCGGATAGGGAATGTCAATTTTACTGTGATTGGAGTGATGGAACCGAAATCAGAGTTCGGTCAGGATTTGGGAGATCGCGTCCTGGTGCCGATCACCACCACTCAGAAACGACTCACCGGCAGCCGTCTGATACAGAGTATCACCGTACAGACGGTGTCCACCGCAGCCGTTCCTCAGACTGAATCTTTTCTCAACTGGTTTTTTACCCGGAGCCTGGGAGGAGAGGAACACTTTAGCGTCTTCAACCAGCAGAGCATTCTGGATACAATTACTGAAGTCACCGGAACGATCACTTTCCTCCTTGGCGGGATTACCGGGATATCCCTTTTGGTGGGCGGCATTGGAATCATGAACATCATGCTGGTTTCGGTAACCGAGCGAACCCGGGAAATCGGTTTGCGAAAAGCGGTCGGAGCTCGTCCCTCCGATATTCTTCTTCAATTTCTCATCGAGTCCTCTGTCTTGAGCGGACTGGGAGGGATTATCGGTATTATCTTGGGGATCGTGACTTCCCGGGGCATAGCCAGATTATCTCAGTGGGAAACCCTGGTATCGATTGAGTCTGTAGTGATCGCCTTTGGGGTCTCTCTGGCGGTAGGACTCTTCTTCGGGATTTTCCCAGCCCGCCGGGCCAGCCGGATGGATCCCATCAATGCCTTGCGTTACGAGTAA
- a CDS encoding ABC transporter ATP-binding protein, with the protein MLGRECAHDDANYMIPVIEVTDLCMEYRGDGFEVKALCGVSFRVYPGEFVAIMGPSGSGKSTLLNILGCLDRPTKGEYRIDGELVSTLNEGQLSRVRNRKIGFVFQSFNLLPRLNAFQNVELPLIYGGLSRSRRAEAVRSTLAAVNLGDRLRHRPNQLSGGQVQRVAIARALVNGPSIILADEPTGNLDTRSGEEIMSIFQALNREGKTIILVTHEHDISRHAKKILHFRDGGLEKEEPVHNPLDALDVLRELEKALSGKKAVIES; encoded by the coding sequence GTGTTAGGCCGGGAATGCGCCCATGACGACGCGAACTACATGATTCCGGTAATTGAAGTCACTGATCTATGCATGGAGTATCGGGGAGACGGTTTTGAAGTCAAAGCCTTATGTGGTGTTTCTTTTCGGGTCTACCCCGGCGAGTTTGTCGCAATAATGGGACCCTCCGGTTCGGGAAAATCGACCCTCCTGAATATCCTGGGCTGCCTGGACCGGCCAACCAAGGGTGAATATCGGATCGACGGTGAACTGGTCTCCACCTTGAATGAGGGGCAGCTTTCCCGGGTCCGGAATCGAAAAATCGGTTTTGTCTTTCAAAGTTTTAATCTCCTGCCCCGACTCAACGCTTTTCAGAACGTCGAACTTCCCCTGATATACGGTGGGTTGTCCCGTTCCCGGCGGGCTGAAGCGGTACGTTCGACCCTGGCAGCGGTGAATTTGGGAGACCGTCTCCGCCACCGGCCCAATCAACTCTCGGGGGGACAGGTGCAACGAGTGGCCATTGCCCGGGCCCTGGTGAACGGCCCCTCGATCATTTTGGCCGATGAGCCGACTGGCAATTTAGACACCCGTTCCGGGGAAGAAATCATGAGCATTTTTCAAGCGCTCAACCGGGAGGGTAAAACTATTATCCTGGTGACTCACGAGCACGACATTTCCCGGCACGCCAAAAAAATCCTCCACTTTCGGGACGGAGGATTGGAAAAAGAAGAACCGGTCCACAACCCTCTTGATGCCTTGGACGTCCTGCGGGAGCTCGAGAAAGCGTTGTCCGGGAAAAAGGCGGTGATAGAATCGTGA
- a CDS encoding efflux RND transporter periplasmic adaptor subunit, producing the protein MKYRKKTLIIVFVIIILGIAGLGIRQIQSSRAAVGSSTEEAPATVEVVRGEISSIISALGTLQAADRVEINAKVEGTVRTLLVEEGEQVEEGWPLIELDAGIWTVRLKQAEADVLSRQAELNRLLTGPTEYEIVQAEVALAEARINLSSAREDLERHRSLFEDLAVSRQTVESSESQVAILEKRETVAAKSLEELLKGAEPEDITLAEARLSQAQADLEIARDDVAATTIRSPIRGTLIEMIVKIGNTIDPMGSTGRQLAVVSDLVTMRAVVPVNEIDIPRVRIGQEAFITLDALPGERFLGEVTNIAFEGKVIDNIVTFEVTTHVPNPDGILRTGMTADVEIVLERRENVLLLPLEVLQEGPEGSNVLLLDGEGNAVTRQVRTGLRSETLVEIMDGLREGEEVVLPQAGFFQPNSAYPPGGMRVRPGMRP; encoded by the coding sequence ATGAAATATCGAAAAAAAACCCTGATTATTGTTTTTGTCATCATTATTCTTGGAATCGCCGGTCTCGGAATCCGGCAGATTCAGTCCAGCCGGGCAGCCGTCGGGTCGTCGACGGAGGAGGCTCCGGCTACTGTGGAGGTGGTACGGGGAGAAATCAGTTCCATTATCTCTGCGTTGGGTACCCTGCAGGCGGCCGACCGGGTGGAGATCAATGCCAAAGTGGAGGGGACCGTGCGGACTCTTCTCGTTGAAGAAGGGGAACAAGTTGAAGAAGGATGGCCTTTGATCGAACTTGATGCAGGTATCTGGACGGTTCGCTTGAAACAGGCCGAAGCTGACGTTTTGTCCCGGCAGGCCGAACTTAACCGTCTGCTCACCGGCCCCACCGAATATGAGATTGTCCAGGCTGAAGTTGCTCTGGCGGAAGCCCGTATTAACCTTTCCAGTGCCCGGGAGGACCTCGAACGTCACCGCAGCCTCTTTGAAGATCTGGCCGTTTCCAGGCAGACCGTTGAAAGCAGTGAGTCACAGGTCGCCATCCTGGAAAAGAGGGAAACAGTGGCAGCCAAAAGTCTCGAGGAACTGCTGAAGGGAGCGGAACCGGAAGACATTACTCTGGCGGAAGCCCGCCTGTCTCAGGCGCAAGCGGATCTGGAAATCGCCCGGGACGATGTTGCTGCGACTACTATACGTTCCCCGATCCGGGGAACGTTAATAGAAATGATCGTAAAAATCGGGAATACGATCGACCCGATGGGTTCCACTGGAAGACAGTTGGCCGTCGTGTCCGATCTGGTAACAATGAGGGCGGTCGTGCCAGTCAACGAGATCGATATCCCCCGCGTGCGGATAGGACAGGAGGCCTTTATTACCTTGGACGCCTTACCCGGGGAACGATTTTTAGGTGAAGTGACGAATATCGCCTTTGAAGGGAAAGTGATCGACAACATCGTCACCTTCGAGGTAACGACCCATGTCCCAAACCCGGACGGAATATTACGAACCGGGATGACCGCTGACGTTGAAATCGTCCTTGAGCGCAGGGAAAACGTCCTGCTCTTGCCTCTCGAGGTGTTGCAGGAAGGTCCGGAAGGCTCGAATGTCCTGCTGCTCGACGGTGAGGGCAACGCTGTGACCCGCCAGGTACGTACGGGGCTCCGGAGCGAAACCTTGGTAGAAATCATGGATGGTTTGCGGGAAGGCGAAGAGGTAGTGCTTCCCCAGGCTGGCTTTTTCCAACCGAATAGCGCTTATCCCCCGGGAGGAATGCGTGTTAGGCCGGGAATGCGCCCATGA
- a CDS encoding TolC family protein, protein METRSRFRGFYQIMFLVLLGLGLGLSASLTAFSEESSGIPRLLTLQEVVFSAAEKNPSVLDALDVVEIARSNLLLAREGEFDPVVTVSGNLALLGDLTSGGEISIKDTIPIAGLGKEPVALERAEISLAQAEQALSVTRQEAIYQVMGAFFTVLRSERALEAARLAEDIARTTLIDTGIRFELGNASQQDLWQAEQNYLEAQGSTAQVWSGLLNHRKKLGLVSGLNLDEEVILQRDFTVRMDKPDRTVYLQYAQERHPTLFDLVFERERADLSLEETLGERRPKIGIFASLVEDQWSLSLRTQNPEWDLDWEIQGRFYGDDSLSTAVDSFAPSSNGWGAGIEVIWVPFDGGTGREQERQERIKIEKIERSIQYQGSKVEIDIDGAIQAVFDAENRLFLSELGLKIEEANSQARSQQLEQGFITDREYRQAAYQLTLAWMNHDIALTDLILSRARLEQVSGRNIQLETILETAVIAP, encoded by the coding sequence GTGGAGACTCGATCTCGTTTCAGGGGTTTTTATCAAATAATGTTTCTTGTCTTGCTTGGACTTGGCTTGGGTTTGAGTGCCTCTCTAACGGCATTTTCCGAGGAGTCTTCCGGGATTCCCCGATTGTTGACTTTGCAGGAAGTGGTTTTCTCGGCAGCGGAAAAAAACCCTTCCGTTCTCGATGCTCTCGATGTGGTGGAAATCGCACGTTCAAATCTCCTCTTGGCTCGGGAGGGAGAGTTCGATCCGGTGGTGACTGTTTCGGGAAATCTTGCCCTGCTTGGGGATTTGACAAGCGGAGGGGAAATTTCCATTAAAGATACCATTCCTATTGCCGGGTTGGGGAAAGAACCCGTTGCTTTGGAACGGGCCGAGATTTCTCTTGCACAGGCTGAACAAGCACTGAGTGTTACCCGGCAGGAAGCGATTTATCAAGTCATGGGCGCCTTTTTTACAGTTCTGCGTTCGGAAAGGGCGCTGGAAGCTGCGCGCCTGGCCGAGGACATAGCGCGCACCACCTTAATCGACACCGGTATTCGGTTCGAATTGGGGAACGCTTCGCAGCAGGACCTCTGGCAGGCTGAACAGAATTATCTTGAAGCTCAGGGTTCGACCGCACAAGTCTGGTCGGGATTATTGAATCACCGGAAAAAACTTGGGTTGGTGAGTGGCCTGAATCTGGACGAGGAGGTTATTCTGCAAAGAGACTTCACCGTCAGGATGGACAAGCCGGACCGGACGGTCTATCTTCAATACGCCCAAGAACGACATCCCACTCTCTTTGATCTTGTTTTTGAACGGGAACGGGCTGATCTGTCCTTGGAGGAGACCCTCGGGGAACGGCGCCCGAAAATCGGAATCTTTGCTTCTCTTGTGGAGGACCAGTGGTCTCTTAGTCTGAGAACTCAAAATCCGGAGTGGGATCTCGATTGGGAAATACAGGGCCGTTTTTACGGGGACGATTCATTGAGCACTGCCGTTGATTCTTTTGCGCCAAGCAGTAACGGTTGGGGTGCAGGAATCGAAGTTATCTGGGTTCCTTTCGATGGAGGGACAGGTCGGGAACAGGAACGGCAGGAAAGAATCAAGATAGAAAAGATCGAGCGGTCTATCCAATACCAAGGCAGCAAAGTGGAGATAGACATCGATGGGGCGATACAGGCGGTTTTTGACGCCGAAAACCGGCTGTTCTTGAGTGAACTGGGGTTGAAGATCGAGGAAGCGAATTCCCAGGCCAGGAGCCAACAGTTGGAACAGGGATTTATAACCGACCGGGAATACAGGCAAGCCGCCTATCAGCTTACCTTGGCCTGGATGAACCATGACATTGCCTTGACCGATTTGATCCTGTCCCGGGCCCGCCTGGAGCAGGTCTCCGGACGAAATATTCAGCTCGAGACTATTCTGGAGACCGCTGTTATTGCCCCCTGA
- a CDS encoding PIN domain-containing protein yields the protein MKNILMVDYENQKNISLAAVDPQTMEIWFFVGKTQNKLPFELVVSTQHFGDSVKWIKIEGDGKNNLDFHIAFELGVLSTHKESVGEVLLMSKDKGFDPIIEYINRVGLKVRRIVNISQVPSSEQVAPQSKHTESVIGNLTKISPSRRPRTRATLAKHLKNAFTGKIDSADIDTVIEELFMKGIIAESGNRLTYEL from the coding sequence ATGAAAAATATCTTGATGGTCGACTACGAAAATCAAAAAAATATTTCTCTCGCCGCAGTTGATCCTCAAACGATGGAAATCTGGTTTTTCGTAGGAAAGACCCAGAATAAATTGCCCTTCGAGTTGGTCGTCTCCACCCAACATTTCGGAGATTCAGTCAAATGGATCAAAATCGAAGGCGATGGGAAAAACAATCTTGACTTCCATATCGCCTTTGAGCTGGGGGTCCTCTCAACTCACAAAGAATCGGTGGGCGAAGTCCTGCTCATGTCCAAGGATAAGGGATTCGACCCGATTATCGAATACATCAACCGGGTGGGGTTGAAAGTCCGCCGGATCGTCAATATCAGCCAGGTTCCCAGCTCCGAGCAAGTCGCACCCCAATCGAAACATACTGAATCGGTGATCGGCAATCTCACCAAAATCTCTCCTTCCCGTCGTCCACGTACCCGGGCAACCCTAGCCAAACATTTGAAAAATGCGTTTACTGGAAAAATTGACTCGGCGGATATCGATACCGTCATCGAAGAACTTTTCATGAAGGGCATTATCGCCGAAAGCGGCAACCGACTGACCTATGAGTTGTGA
- a CDS encoding thiamine pyrophosphate-dependent enzyme — translation MTTLKELAKRPGGLTPGHRLCAGCGAPIAVRLILAAADKPVVASSATGCLEVSTSVFPYTAWDIPWIHSAFENSAATISGVEAMYRAKKKKGEISEEIYFVAFGGDGGTYDIGLQSLSGALERGHRFVYVCYNNEAYMNTGIQRSSATPLGAWTTTSPHGKAIPGKTQWRKNMTEIVAAHDIPYVAQSVPSNWRDLTTKAEKAFHAEGPAFLNVLTSCNRGWRHLPAETLPITQLAVDTCVWPLYEIEKGKYRLNYKPKEKKPVEEWLKAQGRFHHLFVPANRHLIDRFQEYVDREWERLLVRCE, via the coding sequence ATGACCACCCTGAAAGAATTGGCAAAAAGACCGGGAGGCTTAACTCCCGGGCACCGATTGTGTGCCGGTTGCGGTGCGCCAATTGCAGTGAGGCTGATCCTCGCTGCCGCGGACAAACCAGTCGTCGCCTCCAGCGCCACCGGGTGTCTCGAGGTGTCGACCAGCGTATTTCCCTATACGGCCTGGGATATACCCTGGATTCACAGCGCCTTTGAAAACTCAGCAGCCACGATTTCCGGAGTGGAAGCGATGTACCGGGCCAAAAAGAAAAAGGGCGAGATATCCGAGGAGATCTATTTCGTTGCCTTCGGAGGAGATGGGGGAACCTATGATATCGGTCTCCAATCCCTCTCTGGAGCCTTGGAGCGGGGTCATCGCTTTGTGTACGTCTGCTACAATAACGAAGCGTACATGAATACCGGAATTCAAAGATCCAGCGCGACACCGTTGGGGGCGTGGACCACGACGAGTCCTCACGGGAAAGCCATTCCGGGAAAAACCCAGTGGCGCAAGAACATGACCGAAATCGTCGCTGCCCACGATATTCCTTACGTGGCGCAATCGGTTCCCTCCAACTGGCGGGACCTGACCACGAAAGCGGAAAAAGCCTTTCATGCCGAGGGACCGGCATTTCTGAATGTCCTGACTTCGTGTAACCGGGGTTGGCGGCACCTCCCCGCCGAAACCCTCCCGATTACCCAGTTGGCAGTGGATACTTGTGTCTGGCCGCTGTACGAAATCGAGAAAGGAAAATACCGTCTGAACTACAAACCTAAGGAGAAAAAGCCGGTCGAGGAATGGCTGAAGGCGCAAGGCCGATTCCACCACCTCTTCGTTCCGGCGAACCGTCATCTTATCGACCGGTTCCAGGAATACGTTGACCGGGAATGGGAAAGACTATTGGTACGCTGCGAATAG
- a CDS encoding transketolase C-terminal domain-containing protein → MAKILSLSGNAAVAHAMRQINPAVVAAYPITPQTACVEQFAEFVAEGEVDTEFVTVESEHSAMSACVGAAAAGGRVMTATSANGLALMWEIIYIAASMRLPIVMMVANRALSGNINIHCDHSDTMGARDAGWLQLFSENAQEVYDNTIIAIRIAEDISVRLPVMVTQDGFIISHTLERVEILEDSEVTSFIGAYQPRYPLLDLSRPVTYGPFDLFDYYFEHKWLQIEAIDNCLPVIEKVSQEYGVLSGRTYSLLELYKMDDAELAVVALGSTCGTAKETVDMLRTLGKKAGLLKIRCFRPFPKEAVVQALAPLKGVAVLDRSVTFGGFGGPLFTEIRSALYDAPVRPYIIDFLCGLGGRDICGTDIEMAFRRIEGVVQKSRIDTAVDYLGLRV, encoded by the coding sequence ATGGCTAAGATATTGAGCCTGAGTGGCAACGCGGCAGTCGCCCACGCCATGCGACAGATCAACCCCGCCGTGGTGGCGGCTTATCCGATTACGCCCCAGACTGCTTGCGTGGAGCAGTTCGCGGAGTTCGTGGCGGAAGGAGAGGTGGACACGGAATTCGTCACTGTGGAAAGCGAACATAGTGCCATGAGCGCCTGCGTGGGAGCCGCCGCCGCCGGCGGGAGGGTCATGACCGCTACATCAGCCAACGGCCTGGCTCTCATGTGGGAGATTATCTATATCGCAGCCAGCATGCGTCTTCCCATCGTCATGATGGTGGCCAACCGGGCTTTGTCCGGGAATATCAACATCCATTGCGATCATTCCGACACGATGGGCGCTCGGGATGCGGGATGGCTCCAACTCTTTTCCGAAAACGCCCAGGAAGTTTACGACAATACCATCATCGCAATCAGGATCGCCGAGGATATTAGTGTCCGTCTTCCGGTCATGGTCACTCAGGACGGGTTTATCATCAGTCATACTCTGGAACGGGTGGAGATTTTGGAGGACAGCGAGGTGACGTCTTTCATCGGAGCGTATCAGCCCCGCTATCCCCTGCTTGACCTTTCACGCCCGGTTACCTATGGACCCTTTGACCTTTTTGACTATTATTTCGAGCACAAATGGTTGCAAATCGAGGCCATCGACAACTGTCTTCCGGTCATCGAAAAGGTGAGCCAAGAATACGGCGTGCTGTCCGGACGTACCTATTCTCTGCTGGAGCTGTATAAGATGGACGATGCGGAACTGGCGGTAGTCGCGCTGGGTTCCACCTGCGGAACCGCCAAGGAAACCGTGGACATGCTCCGGACCCTGGGAAAGAAGGCCGGTCTTTTAAAAATCCGTTGTTTTCGGCCTTTCCCTAAAGAGGCGGTCGTTCAGGCGTTGGCCCCGCTCAAGGGAGTGGCGGTTCTGGACCGCTCGGTCACCTTCGGAGGTTTTGGGGGCCCGCTCTTCACCGAAATCCGGTCTGCCTTGTATGATGCACCCGTTCGTCCGTATATCATTGATTTTCTCTGCGGACTGGGCGGAAGGGATATTTGCGGGACGGACATCGAGATGGCTTTTCGCCGGATTGAAGGAGTAGTTCAAAAGAGCCGAATCGACACAGCCGTCGACTATCTCGGGCTAAGAGTATAA
- a CDS encoding 4Fe-4S dicluster domain-containing protein: MRSLKSAKELVPGGLVVEAGNARDYETGDWRTEKPEVDFGKCIHCFFCWAYCPDASVNVDPEAGKMKGFDLRHCKGCGICAGVCPKKAITMVLEQRSATKARDDHG; the protein is encoded by the coding sequence ATGAGAAGCCTGAAATCCGCGAAGGAACTGGTACCCGGCGGCCTGGTCGTCGAAGCGGGAAACGCCCGGGACTACGAGACCGGAGACTGGCGCACGGAAAAGCCCGAGGTTGACTTCGGGAAATGCATCCATTGTTTTTTTTGCTGGGCCTATTGTCCGGACGCAAGTGTCAACGTCGATCCGGAGGCGGGAAAAATGAAAGGCTTTGATCTCAGGCACTGCAAGGGTTGTGGGATCTGTGCCGGAGTCTGTCCCAAGAAAGCAATCACGATGGTTCTCGAGCAAAGATCAGCGACGAAGGCTAGGGATGATCATGGCTAA
- a CDS encoding helix-turn-helix domain-containing protein has protein sequence MPRKSPYAIHLSQYERDVLETAARKHTSPYKDVIRAKIVLMADQGLDNDEIAGRLDTPRQIVSKWRKRFYEEGQQGLQDLPRGGRPGYFSPGGDS, from the coding sequence ATGCCGAGAAAGAGCCCTTATGCGATACATTTGTCCCAGTATGAACGGGACGTGCTCGAAACTGCAGCAAGAAAACATACGTCACCGTATAAGGACGTGATCAGGGCGAAAATTGTTTTAATGGCAGACCAGGGTCTCGATAATGACGAAATCGCCGGTCGTCTTGATACACCTCGTCAAATCGTGAGCAAATGGCGCAAACGGTTTTACGAGGAAGGCCAACAAGGCCTTCAGGATCTGCCGCGTGGGGGTCGCCCAGGTTATTTTTCCCCCGGCGGTGATAGTTGA
- a CDS encoding TspO/MBR family protein: MNTKILKISTLVAYVIMVGVNYLAVLLPLGGRSTGQISDNYQNLFAPAGYAFSIWGLIYALLGIYVVYQLWHKKDELVAKVNRIFIVNALLNASWIFAWHYDLIWLSVIIMLGLLITLIKIADIFHKRAITPKETWLVRLPFSIYFGWITVATIANITVFLVYLGWNGFGLPESFWTVLVLLVGMIIGSWRMFRDRFFPYGLVLVWAYSAILAKHLSISGFAGKYPDIIWTVALCLLVFAGIILFISIKKKDK, from the coding sequence ATGAACACAAAAATTTTAAAAATATCAACATTAGTAGCTTATGTCATAATGGTCGGAGTAAACTATCTGGCTGTTTTGCTTCCGCTCGGCGGTAGAAGCACTGGACAAATATCCGACAATTACCAAAACCTTTTTGCGCCAGCTGGCTATGCGTTTTCCATCTGGGGTTTAATTTATGCCCTTTTAGGAATATATGTCGTTTATCAGTTGTGGCATAAAAAAGATGAATTGGTGGCAAAAGTCAATCGCATATTCATCGTAAACGCGCTCCTTAATGCTTCCTGGATATTTGCTTGGCACTACGATTTAATCTGGCTCTCGGTCATCATTATGCTCGGGTTGTTGATTACTCTTATAAAAATTGCCGATATTTTCCATAAACGCGCTATTACTCCAAAAGAGACCTGGCTTGTGCGTTTGCCTTTCAGTATTTATTTTGGCTGGATTACGGTGGCTACGATTGCCAATATTACCGTTTTCCTTGTTTATCTTGGATGGAATGGGTTTGGCCTTCCAGAAAGTTTTTGGACAGTCTTAGTGCTATTGGTTGGAATGATTATCGGCTCGTGGCGTATGTTTCGCGACCGCTTTTTCCCTTATGGACTCGTTCTTGTTTGGGCGTATAGCGCTATTCTTGCCAAGCATCTTTCGATATCGGGCTTTGCTGGAAAGTATCCAGATATAATTTGGACTGTAGCTCTATGTCTGTTGGTATTTGCAGGGATAATTTTATTTATAAGCATTAAGAAAAAGGATAAATAA